From the genome of Grus americana isolate bGruAme1 chromosome 9, bGruAme1.mat, whole genome shotgun sequence, one region includes:
- the EIF4A2 gene encoding eukaryotic initiation factor 4A-II isoform X1, translating into MSGGSADYSRDHGGPEGMDPDGVIESNWNEIVDNFDDMNLKESLLRGIYAYGFEKPSAIQQRAIIPCIKGYDVIAQAQSGTGKTATFAISILQQLEIDLKETQALVLAPTRELAQQIQKVILALGDYMGATCHACIGGTNVRNEMQKLQAEAPHIVVGTPGRVFDMLNRRYLSPKWIKMFVLDEADEMLSRGFKDQIYEIFQKLSTNIQVVLLSATMPMDVLEVTKKFMRDPIRILVKKEELTLEGIKQFYINVEREEWKLDTLCDLYETLTITQAVIFLNTRRKVDWLTEKMHARDFTVSALHGDMDQKERDVIMREFRSGSSRVLITTDLLARGIDVQQVSLVINYDLPTNRENYIHRIGRGGRFGRKGVAINFVTEEDKRILRDIETFYNTTVEEMPMNVADLI; encoded by the exons ATGTCAGGCGGCTCCGCGGATTATAGCAG AGACCATGGCGGCCCAGAGGGAATGGACCCCGATGGTGTCATTGAG aGCAATTGGAATGAGATTGTTGACAATTTTGATGatatgaatttaaaagaatCCCTTCTAAGGGGCATTTATGCTTATGGTTTTGAGAAGCCTTCAGCTATTCAGCAGAGAGCTATTATTCCATGCATCAAAG GGTATGATGTGATTGCTCAAGCTCAGTCAGGTACTGGCAAGACAGCCACATTTGCTATTTCCATCCTGCAGCAGTTGGAGATTGATCTCAAGGAGACCCAAGCACTAGTATTGGCCCCTACCAGAGAACTGGCTCAACAG ATTCAAAAGGTAATTCTGGCCCTTGGAGACTACATGGGAGCAACGTGCCATGCTTGTATTGGTGGTACAAATGTTcgcaatgaaatgcaaaaacttCAGGCTGAGGCTCCACACATTGTGGTTGGAACTCCAGGGCGTGTGTTTGATATGTTAAACAGACGCTACCTTT CACCTAAATGGATCAAAATGTTTGTTCTGGACGAAGCTGATGAAATGTTGAGCCGTGGATTTAAGGATCAAATTTATGAGATCTTCCAAAAATTAAGCACAAACATCCAG GTTGTGTTGCTATCGGCAACAATGCCAATGGATGTGTTGGAAGTGACCAAAAAGTTCATGAGAGATCCCATACGTATTTTGgtgaagaaggaagagctgaCTCTGGAGGGTATCAAGCAGTTCTACATTAATGTGGAAAGAGAG GAGTGGAAGCTGGATACTCTCTGTGATTTGTATGAGACACTGACCATTACACAGgctgttattttcctgaataCGAGGAGAAAAGTAGACTGGCTTACAGAGAAAATGCATGCCAGGGACTTCACAGTCTCAGCTCTG CATGGTGACATGGACCAGAAGGAACGGGATGTTATCATGAGGGAGTTTAGGTCAGGATCAAGCCGTGTCCTGATCACCACTGACTTGCTG GCGCGTGGCATTGATGTGCAGCAGGTGTCACTGGTTATAAATTATGACCTGCCGACCAATCGTGAAAACTACATTCACAG aaTTGGCCGGGGCGGTCGTTTTGGCAGAAAAGGTGTGGCTATAAACTTCGTCACTGAAGAGGACAAGAGGATCCTGCGAGACATTGAGACTTTCTACAATACTACAGTGGAGGAGATGCCGATGAATGTGGCTGATCTCATTTAA
- the EIF4A2 gene encoding eukaryotic initiation factor 4A-II isoform X2, whose protein sequence is MSGGSADYSRDHGGPEGMDPDGVIESNWNEIVDNFDDMNLKESLLRGIYAYGFEKPSAIQQRAIIPCIKGYDVIAQAQSGTGKTATFAISILQQLEIDLKETQALVLAPTRELAQQIQKVILALGDYMGATCHACIGGTNVRNEMQKLQAEAPHIVVGTPGRVFDMLNRRYLSPKWIKMFVLDEADEMLSRGFKDQIYEIFQKLSTNIQVVLLSATMPMDVLEVTKKFMRDPIRILVKKEELTLEGIKQFYINVEREEWKLDTLCDLYETLTITQAVIFLNTRRKVDWLTEKMHARDFTVSALHGDMDQKERDVIMREFRSGSSRVLITTDLLARGIDVQQVSLVINYDLPTNRENYIHRSR, encoded by the exons ATGTCAGGCGGCTCCGCGGATTATAGCAG AGACCATGGCGGCCCAGAGGGAATGGACCCCGATGGTGTCATTGAG aGCAATTGGAATGAGATTGTTGACAATTTTGATGatatgaatttaaaagaatCCCTTCTAAGGGGCATTTATGCTTATGGTTTTGAGAAGCCTTCAGCTATTCAGCAGAGAGCTATTATTCCATGCATCAAAG GGTATGATGTGATTGCTCAAGCTCAGTCAGGTACTGGCAAGACAGCCACATTTGCTATTTCCATCCTGCAGCAGTTGGAGATTGATCTCAAGGAGACCCAAGCACTAGTATTGGCCCCTACCAGAGAACTGGCTCAACAG ATTCAAAAGGTAATTCTGGCCCTTGGAGACTACATGGGAGCAACGTGCCATGCTTGTATTGGTGGTACAAATGTTcgcaatgaaatgcaaaaacttCAGGCTGAGGCTCCACACATTGTGGTTGGAACTCCAGGGCGTGTGTTTGATATGTTAAACAGACGCTACCTTT CACCTAAATGGATCAAAATGTTTGTTCTGGACGAAGCTGATGAAATGTTGAGCCGTGGATTTAAGGATCAAATTTATGAGATCTTCCAAAAATTAAGCACAAACATCCAG GTTGTGTTGCTATCGGCAACAATGCCAATGGATGTGTTGGAAGTGACCAAAAAGTTCATGAGAGATCCCATACGTATTTTGgtgaagaaggaagagctgaCTCTGGAGGGTATCAAGCAGTTCTACATTAATGTGGAAAGAGAG GAGTGGAAGCTGGATACTCTCTGTGATTTGTATGAGACACTGACCATTACACAGgctgttattttcctgaataCGAGGAGAAAAGTAGACTGGCTTACAGAGAAAATGCATGCCAGGGACTTCACAGTCTCAGCTCTG CATGGTGACATGGACCAGAAGGAACGGGATGTTATCATGAGGGAGTTTAGGTCAGGATCAAGCCGTGTCCTGATCACCACTGACTTGCTG GCGCGTGGCATTGATGTGCAGCAGGTGTCACTGGTTATAAATTATGACCTGCCGACCAATCGTGAAAACTACATTCACAG gagtCGATAG
- the RFC4 gene encoding replication factor C subunit 4 isoform X1, with the protein MQAFLKGPSSISTKPPAAKEKGAAGAAGSSGEGKKLKPIPWVEKYRPKNVDEVAFQDEVVAVLKKSLEGADLPNLLFYGPPGTGKTSTILAAARELYGPELFRQRVLELNASDERGIQVIREKVKSFAQLTASGSRSDGKVCPPFKIVILDEADSMTSAAQAALRRTMEKESKTTRFCLICNYISRIIEPLTSRCSKFRFKPLSDKIQQQRLLEVSEKEHVKISSEAVSYLVKVSEGDLRKAITFLQSATRLMGGKEITEKIVTEIAGVIPKETTDELLSVCQSGSFEKLETLAKNLINEGYAVAQLVNQLHDTVVESEDYSDKQKSVIVEKLAEVDKCLADGADEFLQLMSLCALVMQQLTQNI; encoded by the exons ATGCAGGCCTTCCTCAAAGGCCCGTCTTCCATCAGCACCAAGCCCCCCGCTGCCAAGGAGAAGGGTGCAGCCGGCGCAgcggggagcagcggggagGGCAAGAAGCTCAAACCCATCCCCTGGGTGGAGAAATA tCGCCCCAAAAATGTGGATGAAGTCGCCTTCCAGGATGAAGTTGTTGCTGTGCTCAAAAAGTCCTTGGAAGGTGCTGAT CTTCCCAATCTGTTGTTCTATGGCCCGCCTGGAACTGGAAAGACTTCCACTATTTTAGCAGCTGCTAGAGAACTCTATGG GCCTGAATTATTCCGGCAAAGAGTCCTTGAGTTAAACGCTTCTGATGAGCGTGGAATACAAGTGATTCGGGAAAAAGTGAAGTCTTTTGCTCAGCTAACTGCATCTGGAAGCCGTTCAGA tggtaAAGTTTGTCCTCCGTTTAAAATTGTAATCCTGGATGAAGCAGACTCAATGACATcagcagcccaggcagcctTAAGACGCACAATGGAAAAAGAATCTAAAACAACACGTTTCTGCCTTATTTGTAACTACATCAGCAG aataaTTGAACCTTTAACATCTCGATGCTCCAAATTCCGCTTCAAGCCTTTGTCAGACAAAATCCAACAGCAGAGACTATTGGAGGTTTCTGAGAAGGAACATGTGAAAATCAGTAGTGAG GCAGTATCTTACCTTGTTAAAGTATCAGAAGGGGACTTAAGAAAAGcaattacttttcttcaaagtgCCACTCGCCTAATGGGCGGGAAAGAGATCACAGAGAAGATAGTCACTGAAATTGCTGGG GTCATCCCTAAAGAAACAACGGATGAACTGCTCTCTGTCTGCCAGAGTGGTTCATTTGAGAAATTGGAAACACTGGCAAAG AATCTCATAAATGAAGGGTATGCTGTTGCTCAGCTTGTAAACCAGCTGCATGATACCGTTGTTGAGAGTGAAGATTACAGCGACAAGCAGAAATCTGTCATAGTTGAGAAACTTGCG GAAGTAGACAAATGCTTGGCTGATGGTGCTGATGAATTCCTGCAGCTGATGAGTCTCTGTGCCCTTGTGATGCAGCAGCTAACCCAGAACATTtaa
- the RFC4 gene encoding replication factor C subunit 4 isoform X2 has product MPAEVVSGCSENDVCDTAICSPRAKRNLSKFYARSLSLIVCSDAQYAQLPNLLFYGPPGTGKTSTILAAARELYGPELFRQRVLELNASDERGIQVIREKVKSFAQLTASGSRSDGKVCPPFKIVILDEADSMTSAAQAALRRTMEKESKTTRFCLICNYISRIIEPLTSRCSKFRFKPLSDKIQQQRLLEVSEKEHVKISSEAVSYLVKVSEGDLRKAITFLQSATRLMGGKEITEKIVTEIAGVIPKETTDELLSVCQSGSFEKLETLAKNLINEGYAVAQLVNQLHDTVVESEDYSDKQKSVIVEKLAEVDKCLADGADEFLQLMSLCALVMQQLTQNI; this is encoded by the exons ATGCCAGCTGAAGTGGTCAGTGGATGTTCTGAAAATGATGTTTGTGATACAGCTATCTGCTCACCAAGAGCTAAAAGAAACCTTTCAAAGTTTTATGCAAGAAGCCTTTCACTGATAGTGTGCTCTGATGCACAGTATGCACAG CTTCCCAATCTGTTGTTCTATGGCCCGCCTGGAACTGGAAAGACTTCCACTATTTTAGCAGCTGCTAGAGAACTCTATGG GCCTGAATTATTCCGGCAAAGAGTCCTTGAGTTAAACGCTTCTGATGAGCGTGGAATACAAGTGATTCGGGAAAAAGTGAAGTCTTTTGCTCAGCTAACTGCATCTGGAAGCCGTTCAGA tggtaAAGTTTGTCCTCCGTTTAAAATTGTAATCCTGGATGAAGCAGACTCAATGACATcagcagcccaggcagcctTAAGACGCACAATGGAAAAAGAATCTAAAACAACACGTTTCTGCCTTATTTGTAACTACATCAGCAG aataaTTGAACCTTTAACATCTCGATGCTCCAAATTCCGCTTCAAGCCTTTGTCAGACAAAATCCAACAGCAGAGACTATTGGAGGTTTCTGAGAAGGAACATGTGAAAATCAGTAGTGAG GCAGTATCTTACCTTGTTAAAGTATCAGAAGGGGACTTAAGAAAAGcaattacttttcttcaaagtgCCACTCGCCTAATGGGCGGGAAAGAGATCACAGAGAAGATAGTCACTGAAATTGCTGGG GTCATCCCTAAAGAAACAACGGATGAACTGCTCTCTGTCTGCCAGAGTGGTTCATTTGAGAAATTGGAAACACTGGCAAAG AATCTCATAAATGAAGGGTATGCTGTTGCTCAGCTTGTAAACCAGCTGCATGATACCGTTGTTGAGAGTGAAGATTACAGCGACAAGCAGAAATCTGTCATAGTTGAGAAACTTGCG GAAGTAGACAAATGCTTGGCTGATGGTGCTGATGAATTCCTGCAGCTGATGAGTCTCTGTGCCCTTGTGATGCAGCAGCTAACCCAGAACATTtaa